The following is a genomic window from Armatimonadota bacterium.
GCCACGATGTCGGCGTTCGTGGTGGCGCTGAATCGCTGCCTCTGGAAGCCGCTGTACGCCATCGCGGAAGAGCGGTACCGCCTGGGATGATCGATGCGCTTCGCCGGGCCAAGGCGCGATTTCGGAGAAATCAGGTATGCAGACAACACAGGCAAGCACAATTCTGTTGCGTGCGGACAACGTGACGAAGTATTACGGCGATCCGTCCAAGCGGATCGAGGTGCTTCGCAACGTGTGCATGCAGGTGCGCGAGGGCGAAATCGTCGTCATCCTGGGACCGTCCGGTTCCGGCAAATCCACGCTCCTGAGGATGCTGGCGGGGCTGTCCCAGCCGTCGGAAGGCGCCGTCAGGTTCCGCGAGGAGGTCCAGACGGGGCCGAACTCGCAGATCGCCATCGTGTTCCAGACGTTCGCGCTGTTTCCCTGGCTCTCCGTGTACCAGAACGTTGAGGTCGGGCTCCTCAACACGGACCTGTCCGAAACCCGGCGGCGGCGGCGCATCCTGAAGGCGATCGACACCATCGGCCTCGACGGTTTCGAGGACGCCTATCCCAAGGAACTATCGGGCGGCATGCGGCAGCGCGTGGGGTTCGCGCGCGCTCTGGTCGTTCAGCCCGAAATCCTGTTTATGGACGAGCCGTTTTCGGCGCTTGACGTGCTGACTGCGGAGAACCTGAAGAAGGAACTGCTGTCCCTCTGGTACACCAAGCAGATCCCTACCAAAGCCATCGTCCTCGTGACGCATAACATCGATGAAGCGGTCACGATGGGCGATCGCTTGCTGGTGATGGGACACGATCCCGGCACGGTACGCGTGGACATGCCCGGCCTCCCGCGAGAGGAGCGGGCGAAGGAACACCCGGAGCATGTGCGAATGGTCGATTACCTCTACAGCGTGATGACCAACCCCACGGAAGCCGCACCGCCGTTCCGTCCGGAAGCCCCGCAACCCGCGGCGGAGGCCAAACCGCTCCGCGCGTATCAGATGCTGCCTCACGTGGCGGTCGGCCAGGTGACGGGCTTGGTCGAACGCCTGCACCTCGGAAAGGACCGCGAGGACATCTACGTCGTTGGCCGCGACCTCAACATGGAGGTCGACGACCTGTTGCCGTTGGTCCAGGCGATCGACATGCTGGGACTGGGCGACATCGACGAGGGCGACGTCTACCTGATGCCGGCCGGAGTCCGTTTCGCAGAGGCCGACGTTCTGGAGCGCAAGCAGATCTTCCGCGAGCAAACGAGCGGCACTATCCAACTGCTGCGCGATATCGTCGAACGTATCCCGCAGGCGTCGCATGGGAGGCTGAAGCGCGACGACGTGCTGAAGACCCTCAAGACGTTCTTCGGCGAGGACGAGGCGGAGCGCCAATTGGACACCGCGATCGATTGGGGCCGCTACGCGGAGTTGTTCGCTTACGACGACCATGAAGGGGTCTTCGAAACGGAAGCGGAGGAATACACGTCTCCCGCTGACACCGAGGCGGAGGAGGAGTGAACTTGAGCCGGACTGCCATTGAATCCATCAGCACCACCACACGCTACAT
Proteins encoded in this region:
- a CDS encoding nitrate/sulfonate/bicarbonate ABC transporter ATP-binding protein, with translation MQTTQASTILLRADNVTKYYGDPSKRIEVLRNVCMQVREGEIVVILGPSGSGKSTLLRMLAGLSQPSEGAVRFREEVQTGPNSQIAIVFQTFALFPWLSVYQNVEVGLLNTDLSETRRRRRILKAIDTIGLDGFEDAYPKELSGGMRQRVGFARALVVQPEILFMDEPFSALDVLTAENLKKELLSLWYTKQIPTKAIVLVTHNIDEAVTMGDRLLVMGHDPGTVRVDMPGLPREERAKEHPEHVRMVDYLYSVMTNPTEAAPPFRPEAPQPAAEAKPLRAYQMLPHVAVGQVTGLVERLHLGKDREDIYVVGRDLNMEVDDLLPLVQAIDMLGLGDIDEGDVYLMPAGVRFAEADVLERKQIFREQTSGTIQLLRDIVERIPQASHGRLKRDDVLKTLKTFFGEDEAERQLDTAIDWGRYAELFAYDDHEGVFETEAEEYTSPADTEAEEE